Part of the Micromonospora rhizosphaerae genome is shown below.
CGAGCCAAGACGCGCCGAGCAAGCCCGGCTCGACGTTGATCACGTCGGTAGCCAAGAGCAAGGCTGGCTATCCCAGCGCGGCGGCGGCGAGTGCTGACCGCCACCAGCGGCCGAGGACAAGGCCGAACAAGATCAGTGTTGGAATACGGCGTACCCCTCTACGCTGGTCCAACATACCCTCATCGTCATATCGCAAAGGCCGTCTCCCGCTGCGGGAAACGGCCTCTGACCTGGGTGGGGCCTGGGGGGATTTGAATCCCATAGACCCGAGGTTGGCAGCGATCGCCTTCAATCGGATGGTCCGCCGTGCCGAGCTGCGGGAAGACCTCCATCGTCTGACATCATTTGCCGGCTCTGCTCGACATGAGTTGTGCCGGATCTGTGCCCGTTGATCTTCACGCTGCAGGCATGACGGGCACCAGCAAGGACCAGCCGTCGACCGGACCTCCGCTGTTCGACGGCCGCACCGTCATCGCCCGACATCCGCGGCTGATCACCTGCGGCGGGCAGAGCGTGGACCTGGACCACTACCTGGATGTGTTGAGGGGCGAGCCGGGTGCCTTGCCCGGCAGCACAGCGTTGGCGCGGGTCCGGCAGTGCGCGACTAGAGTTCCAAACGATTGCCGCCGACCGAGGAGCCCGCATGGCCGCCGTAATCGCCAGCATCGAGATCAACGTGCCCGTCGAGAAGGTCTTCGCCTACGCGATCGACCCGGCGAATCTGTCGGCCTGGCAGGAGAACGTCGTGTCGGCATCCCAGGAGGGTGAGCTCGCCGTCGGCGGCAAGGTGATCACCGTCCGTCGCGTGGGTAAGCGCGAGCAGCCCATGACGATGGAGTTCACCAGTTACGACGCCCCGCACAGCTGGTCGATGAGGGGGGTCGATGGCCCGGTCCGGCCGCTCGTTGACACGCGAGTCGAGCCGACAGCGGTCGGTTCCCGAGTGACTGTCGAACTCGACTTCGAGGGCCGCGGGATCGGCAAGCTCCTGGTGCCCCTCCTCGTCAAGCCCGAGACCCGCAAGGGCCTGCCTCGAAACCTCGCGCTGCTCAAGAAGAACCTCGAGGCGTGAGCCCGCGTGTCGCTAACCACCATTCAGCGTTGACTCTCAGGCAATCCCCACGACCTTCAGTCGTCCTGAATCCTTGGATTGTCGGCGAGGCGGTTACTCACGGCTTCCTG
Proteins encoded:
- a CDS encoding SRPBCC family protein, with protein sequence MAAVIASIEINVPVEKVFAYAIDPANLSAWQENVVSASQEGELAVGGKVITVRRVGKREQPMTMEFTSYDAPHSWSMRGVDGPVRPLVDTRVEPTAVGSRVTVELDFEGRGIGKLLVPLLVKPETRKGLPRNLALLKKNLEA